A region from the Rhodopseudomonas julia genome encodes:
- a CDS encoding GGDEF domain-containing protein, whose product MRESREADQRVKAETDELTGILNRRGFLDRAERALKRCRKDGTPCAVALFDLDYFKEINDTYGHATGDSALRAFIETAQRSMRSNDLFGRVGGEEFAALFPGADAPAALSLADRIRQSWIRSGRKIDGCDVNSTMSGGVVALHDDQSLEELLALADQGLYLAKKAGRNRIELATNDKPAPPTSQTCLA is encoded by the coding sequence ATGCGGGAAAGCCGCGAAGCCGATCAGAGGGTGAAGGCAGAGACGGACGAACTCACCGGCATTCTCAACCGCCGAGGTTTTCTGGATCGGGCAGAGCGCGCCTTGAAACGCTGCAGGAAAGACGGCACGCCGTGTGCGGTCGCTCTCTTCGATCTCGACTACTTCAAAGAAATCAACGACACCTACGGCCATGCCACGGGCGACAGCGCGCTCAGAGCCTTTATCGAGACGGCACAGCGCTCCATGCGTTCCAACGACCTCTTCGGCCGCGTCGGCGGCGAGGAATTCGCTGCTCTCTTTCCTGGAGCCGACGCGCCTGCGGCCCTCTCGCTCGCCGATCGGATCCGCCAAAGCTGGATACGGTCGGGGCGCAAGATCGACGGCTGCGACGTCAACAGCACCATGAGCGGGGGTGTCGTCGCGCTTCATGACGACCAGTCCCTGGAAGAGCTTCTGGCTCTCGCCGATCAGGGGCTTTATCTGGCGAAGAAAGCCGGGCGCAATCGCATCGAGCTCGCGACAAACGACAAGCCCGCGCCGCCGACCTCCCAGACCTGTCTGGCCTGA
- a CDS encoding 16S rRNA (uracil(1498)-N(3))-methyltransferase, whose translation MMAYDFITKRLFVEEPLQAGGSIPLTAEQANYLLNVLRLDNGAPVLLFNGQDGEWRSKVVKAGKKTGRLEVEEQTRAQTPKSDLTYLFAPLKQARLDYLAQKAVEMGVGRLVPVITQFTQVRQVKTARIAANALEAAEQCGILNLPEVEEAKGLAEAIEALEPDRRLIFCDERHEGDPLAALSALKGERLALLIGPEGGFSDAERSAISARPQTLTISLGPRILRADTAAVAALALLQAAAGDWRQTSPDQ comes from the coding sequence ATCATGGCCTACGATTTCATCACAAAGCGCCTTTTCGTGGAGGAGCCGCTTCAAGCCGGTGGCTCGATCCCACTGACGGCCGAGCAGGCCAATTATCTCCTCAACGTCCTGCGCCTCGACAACGGGGCGCCCGTGCTTCTCTTCAACGGACAAGACGGCGAATGGCGTTCAAAGGTCGTCAAGGCGGGCAAGAAAACGGGCCGCCTCGAGGTGGAGGAGCAGACGCGGGCGCAAACACCCAAAAGCGACCTCACCTATCTGTTCGCACCGCTCAAACAGGCGCGGCTCGACTATCTGGCGCAGAAGGCCGTCGAGATGGGCGTCGGCCGGCTCGTGCCGGTGATCACGCAGTTCACGCAGGTACGGCAGGTCAAGACCGCACGGATTGCCGCCAATGCGCTGGAAGCCGCCGAACAATGCGGCATCCTCAATCTGCCGGAGGTGGAGGAGGCCAAAGGCCTGGCGGAGGCCATCGAGGCGCTGGAACCCGACCGCCGGCTGATCTTTTGCGATGAACGCCACGAGGGCGATCCGCTCGCGGCGCTTAGTGCTCTGAAGGGGGAGAGGCTTGCGCTTCTCATCGGGCCGGAAGGCGGGTTTTCGGATGCGGAACGGAGCGCCATCTCGGCCAGGCCGCAAACGCTGACGATCTCGCTCGGACCGCGCATCTTGCGCGCCGATACCGCCGCCGTCGCAGCCCTTGCACTTCTTCAGGCCGCGGCCGGCGACTGGCGCCAAACCTCACCAGATCAATAA
- a CDS encoding glutamate--cysteine ligase — protein MARDTANDNPIENRDQLVFSIEKGVKPRQQWKIGTEHEKVPFYRDGNRPVPYHGEKGIEAVLKGMETLLGWEPIYDGENIIGLGDPTGGGAISLEPGGQFELSGAPLPNIHRTCRETHAHLAQVREVAEPLGIGFLGIGMAPKQSRAATPIMPKQRYRIMADYMPKVGGKGLDMMLRTTTIQVNLDFSSEADMVRKMRVGLALQPIATALFANSPFTEGRPNGFLSYRAEIWRDTDRNRTGLLPFAFEKGFGFERYVDWALDVPMYFIIRGGRYVDMTHTTFRQFLKEPKVDDIGEVTPSMGDWLNHLSTLFPDVRLKTFLEMRGADGGPTRRICALPAFWTGILYDDDALAAAESLTYDWSEAEREALRNHVPKTGLATPFRRETVLDIAKRAVAISRTGLKHRNQMSAGGFNEAEYLAPLEETLALKRTPAEELLAQYRTRWGNSVEPLFSEYAY, from the coding sequence ATGGCCCGCGACACAGCGAACGACAACCCGATTGAAAACCGCGACCAGCTGGTCTTCTCGATCGAAAAGGGCGTCAAGCCGCGCCAGCAATGGAAGATCGGCACCGAACACGAGAAGGTGCCGTTCTATCGTGACGGCAACCGGCCGGTGCCCTATCACGGCGAAAAGGGTATCGAGGCGGTCCTCAAGGGGATGGAAACCCTGCTCGGCTGGGAGCCCATCTACGACGGCGAGAACATCATCGGACTTGGTGATCCGACCGGCGGCGGGGCGATTTCGCTGGAGCCGGGCGGCCAGTTCGAGCTCTCCGGAGCGCCGCTTCCCAACATCCATCGCACCTGCCGGGAAACGCACGCACATCTCGCCCAGGTGCGCGAAGTGGCGGAGCCCCTCGGCATCGGTTTTCTCGGCATCGGCATGGCTCCGAAACAGTCGCGCGCAGCGACTCCGATCATGCCCAAGCAGCGCTACCGCATCATGGCCGACTACATGCCGAAGGTGGGCGGCAAGGGCCTCGACATGATGCTGAGAACGACCACCATCCAGGTCAATCTCGACTTCTCGTCGGAAGCCGACATGGTGCGCAAGATGCGCGTCGGCCTCGCGCTGCAGCCCATCGCCACCGCTCTCTTCGCCAATTCGCCGTTCACCGAGGGCCGGCCCAACGGCTTTCTCTCCTACCGCGCCGAAATCTGGCGCGACACGGACCGCAACCGGACGGGTCTCCTGCCTTTCGCGTTCGAAAAAGGCTTCGGCTTCGAGCGTTATGTCGATTGGGCGCTCGACGTGCCGATGTATTTCATCATCCGCGGCGGGCGTTACGTCGACATGACCCACACGACCTTCCGGCAGTTCCTGAAAGAACCGAAAGTCGACGACATCGGCGAGGTCACCCCCTCGATGGGCGACTGGCTCAATCACCTGTCGACGCTTTTCCCCGATGTCCGGCTGAAGACGTTTCTCGAAATGCGCGGTGCAGACGGCGGTCCGACGCGGCGCATCTGCGCCCTGCCCGCGTTCTGGACGGGCATCCTCTATGATGACGACGCGCTCGCGGCCGCCGAATCTCTCACCTACGACTGGAGCGAGGCGGAGCGGGAAGCCCTGCGCAACCATGTGCCGAAGACCGGCCTTGCGACGCCGTTCCGCCGCGAGACCGTCCTCGACATCGCCAAACGCGCCGTCGCCATCTCCCGAACCGGCCTGAAACACCGCAATCAAATGAGCGCCGGCGGTTTCAACGAAGCGGAATATCTCGCTCCGCTTGAAGAAACGCTCGCCCTGAAGCGGACGCCGGCCGAAGAACTGCTCGCGCAATATCGCACGCGCTGGGGCAATTCGGTCGAACCGCTCTTTTCGGAATATGCCTATTGA
- the xseA gene encoding exodeoxyribonuclease VII large subunit yields MPASPVEVSNVAEYTVADLAFALKRTLEENYEHVRVRGEVSGYRGPHGSGHCYFTLKDQSASLDVVVWRSTFQRLKFKPEEGLEMVATGKITTYPRRSNYQLVVESLEPAGAGALMALLEERRKALAAEGLFDEAKKQPLPYLPKVIGVVTSPTGAVIRDILHRLRERFPRRVLVWPVRVQGDGAAEEVAAAVRGFNRIEAGGPTPRPDLLIVARGGGSIEDLWAFNEEIAVRAVAESGIPVISAVGHETDWTLIDLASDRRAPTPTGAAEIAVPVRAELVAGIADLAARQEGAWQRLAASLRRDLTGAARAMPSLNELLALPRHRLDETGGRLLRGLAQHRRFKEQAYLRVGARLTGDSLRADLRRRRERLADLAGRMERSASAVRASARRDLVRAARLRPETLQRMLRVERERLAATARHAEVFRRAATARQERYDNACRLLETLSYKSVLGRGYAVIHDASGHTVTRADAMRTGAAYEVEFQDGRRPVVAGEGGTPTPAAGSPSESPPSEKATATKRSAKAKPAPKAQGSLF; encoded by the coding sequence ATGCCCGCATCCCCCGTCGAAGTCTCCAACGTCGCCGAATATACGGTCGCCGATCTCGCTTTCGCCCTGAAGCGTACGCTTGAGGAAAATTACGAGCATGTGCGCGTGCGCGGCGAAGTCTCCGGTTACCGTGGTCCGCACGGTTCAGGCCATTGCTATTTCACGCTCAAGGATCAAAGCGCCTCTCTCGACGTCGTCGTCTGGCGCTCGACCTTCCAGCGGCTGAAGTTCAAGCCGGAGGAAGGCTTGGAGATGGTGGCGACCGGCAAAATCACCACCTATCCGCGCCGCTCCAATTATCAGCTCGTGGTGGAGAGCCTGGAACCGGCCGGTGCCGGCGCGCTGATGGCGCTGTTGGAGGAGCGCAGGAAGGCGCTCGCCGCCGAAGGGCTTTTCGACGAGGCGAAGAAGCAGCCGCTCCCCTATCTGCCGAAGGTGATCGGCGTCGTCACCTCGCCGACGGGCGCCGTCATCCGCGACATCCTGCATCGTCTGCGTGAGCGTTTTCCGCGCCGAGTGCTGGTCTGGCCGGTGCGCGTTCAGGGCGACGGCGCGGCCGAGGAAGTGGCGGCCGCCGTCCGCGGCTTCAACCGGATCGAAGCCGGTGGCCCGACGCCCCGCCCGGACCTGTTGATCGTCGCCCGCGGCGGCGGATCGATCGAGGATTTGTGGGCCTTCAACGAGGAGATCGCCGTGCGGGCCGTCGCCGAGAGCGGCATTCCGGTGATTTCCGCCGTCGGCCACGAAACCGACTGGACGCTCATCGATCTCGCCTCCGACCGGCGTGCGCCGACGCCGACGGGTGCAGCCGAGATCGCCGTGCCGGTGCGTGCCGAACTCGTCGCCGGCATCGCCGATTTGGCGGCCCGCCAGGAAGGCGCCTGGCAGCGGCTTGCGGCCTCTCTCCGGCGCGATCTGACGGGTGCTGCCCGCGCCATGCCTTCGCTCAACGAGCTTCTCGCTCTGCCGCGCCACCGGCTCGACGAGACGGGCGGTCGACTGCTGCGCGGGCTCGCTCAGCACCGCCGCTTCAAGGAGCAGGCCTATCTGCGTGTCGGCGCGCGCCTCACCGGCGACAGCCTGCGCGCCGATCTTCGCCGCCGGCGCGAACGGCTTGCCGATCTCGCCGGCCGCATGGAGCGCTCGGCGAGCGCTGTGCGCGCTTCGGCGCGGCGCGATCTCGTGCGTGCCGCAAGGCTGCGCCCCGAAACGCTTCAGCGCATGCTGAGGGTGGAGCGTGAGCGCCTCGCGGCGACCGCACGCCACGCGGAGGTGTTTCGCCGGGCCGCGACGGCGCGCCAGGAGCGCTACGACAATGCCTGCCGGCTGCTTGAGACCCTCTCCTACAAATCCGTTCTCGGACGCGGCTATGCCGTCATTCACGACGCCTCCGGTCACACGGTGACGCGGGCCGACGCGATGCGCACCGGCGCCGCCTACGAGGTGGAGTTCCAGGACGGGCGCCGTCCGGTCGTTGCCGGCGAAGGTGGCACACCGACGCCTGCGGCAGGAAGCCCATCCGAGAGCCCGCCAAGTGAGAAGGCGACGGCAACAAAGAGATCGGCGAAGGCGAAGCCCGCTCCCAAGGCGCAGGGCAGTCTCTTCTGA